In Aspergillus oryzae RIB40 DNA, chromosome 6, one genomic interval encodes:
- a CDS encoding putative RNA export mediator Gle1 (predicted protein), with translation MGRLSYPQELDSPSRQLVLELARDLEQLRVHNTELKKVKAYERRSFYESLDRIDSELEAQHNEALDKVAKLHDQVLEEAEETLRVHQRAVEEENRRKEEEARKEAERIEREKAERLRREQEEAARREAERKAAEEARKKAEAEAERQRRAAQEEKERKEQERLEEENRKRQAEAHKAEQEAARLKAEAAQKSREEQQKKVGGARLTEEEINVQARYVELHQHLKKFRQYLKDEGKSNMVVKQNMGDMRRSIKKCVGQLREGKGTNKGQLQEIRATLEKAASIPEPSVDIRQFMAFPPEDIANSDDNKVPALLIYALNIFSKSLISSLITEASINPGHAEPVGIVAAQIFSTDAFIYKGHHMVDILWAKYRVVCPALWGFYGNEKTEAGRRALGWWREAPGGPFISEQVHMDRMTALGAGFAALTLRNFGKTPRKNPFPNHMFWLAMHKILMIPPSEIQETHVILLSAMLKSSAERIVGFFGHIGLALMRKAIVDLPSSVPRQSMGVNQLKLLKDLYKREKNIII, from the exons ATGGGGCGCTTAAGCTACCCTCAAGAGCTGGACAGTCCGTCCCGGCAACTCGTGCTAGAGTTGGCTCGAGATCTAGAGCAACTCCGTGTTCACAATACTGAAttgaagaaagtcaaagCATATGAACGCCGATCCTTCTACGAATCTCTTGATCGGATCGATAGTGAACTAGAAGCTCAACACAATGAAGCCCTCGATAAAGTTGCCAAACTACATGACCAAGTactggaagaagccgaagaaacTTTGCGAGTGCATCAGCGAGCggtagaggaggagaatcgccgcaaggaagaagaagcccgcaAGGAGGCGGAGCGCATCGAGCGTGAGAAAGCGGAAAGGCTACGCCGTGAGCAGGAAGAAGCTGCACGCCGAGAGGCGGAGCGAAAGGCGGCAGAGGAAGCCagaaagaaggccgaagCAGAGGCGGAAAGGCAACGACGGGCAGCgcaagaggaaaaggaacgGAAAGAACAGGAGCgattggaggaagagaaccGCAAACGTCAAGCAGAGGCACACAAGGCGGAGCAAGAAGCGGCAAGGCTGAAAGCTGAAGCTGCACAAAAATCACGGGAAgagcaacagaagaaggtcggTGGGGCGCGTCtgacggaggaagagatcaatgTGCAAGCACGCTATGTCGAGCTCCACCAGCATCTCAAGAAATTTAGGCAATACCTGAAGGATGAAGGAAAATCCAACATGGTCGTCAAACAGAACATGGGTGACATGCGTCGATCGATCAAGAAATGTGTTGGCCAACtacgagaaggaaaggggaCTAACAAGGGCCAG CTTCAAGAAATTCGCGCGACCCTCGAGAAAGCTGCTTCTATCCCTGAACCATCTGTCGATATCCGACAATTCATGGCCTTTCCACCAGAGGACATTGCCAATTCTGATGACAACAAGGTGCCAGCTCTGTTGATCTACGCCCTGAATATATTCTCGAAATCTTTAATCTCGTCTCTGATCACGGAAGCCTCTATCAATCCCGGCCACGCAGAGCCAGTCGGCATCGTAGCTGCGCagatcttctccacggaCGCCTTTATCTATAAAGGTCATCATATGGTTGACATACTCTGGGCCAAATATCGTGTCGTCTGTCCGGCGCTCTGGGGATTCTACGGCAACGAAAAGACCGAAGCCGGTAGGCGTGCCTTAGGATGGTGGCGAGAAGCACCAGGAGGTCCTTTCATCAGTGAACAGGTCCATATGGACCGAATGACAGCTCTTGGTGCTGGGTTTGCGGCGCTCACCCTGCGCAATTTTGGAAAGACCCCACGGAAGAATCCATTTCCCAACCACATGTTTTGGCTTGCGATGCACAAAATTTTGATGATTCCCCCGAGCGAGATTCAGGAGACACACGTTATCCTGCTTTCGGCCATGCTCAAATCTTCTGCTGAAAGGATCGTCGGCTTCTTTGGTCATATCGGTCTGGCATTAATGAGGAAGGCCATAGTCGATCTACCAAGCAGCGTGCCTCGTCAGAGTATGGGCGTTAATCAACTGAAACTTCTGAAAGACCTATACAAGCGAGAGAAGAACATAATTATCTGA